One Diadema setosum chromosome 8, eeDiaSeto1, whole genome shotgun sequence genomic window carries:
- the LOC140231668 gene encoding LOW QUALITY PROTEIN: (E3-independent) E2 ubiquitin-conjugating enzyme UBE2O-like (The sequence of the model RefSeq protein was modified relative to this genomic sequence to represent the inferred CDS: inserted 1 base in 1 codon; deleted 1 base in 1 codon) yields the protein MAATLSKEDVVRRKHRGQIQLGLVTYSYTGDSSSEDDDDDDSDVVRKGEVRVSWYPKGRVEVLAEDKVTLHDRSLLPGDIVRYNVGDQPQKGLVKTIHVNCHLQVLNTRQMVYNIPSQQLTPIERFQPSDHVVLDDWVGIVRDNYNSIVTAFKNGARCVLSDEDACRLIDIHDNSDEDSVFGEEVGFFPGQTLRGPSSVFKGAKWLSGPRPILSSKIKFRVIVEEVKIVGVDVQWCTRAVSKNASDLKPPPSVIKGKNLERLKLLNFSAHASVQIGDKCMYTLDESDLTHPESVSKGGALCFRRPDEAATFDALSVPEEGDADMEVSQSDPSLVLQRLIRKYKTVTAGGGARTVSPLLSSLLRLLMPKECGPGSDGRTGGDGVGDDGVSEMPRLQDVSSSELQSILTEVVKSDQEQTRVSDTVDQKTFDGLESKDEEKTDAQSQRIFGGQTTTNPSASHDCTAMEDQTSDDGMKSECGASGGESEKRSNFSINDKHLHDLQSCLSSYMSNSSLFGDLASTATSDKPLLNGDAEPDGDKSSRLAAPRDSDASALQTLYKELQELSQDVDKLRSPTAAESKSDARVTRKLLVQMLRMMYGKLSGQSQGSRDSIPSPRPARSKVSYKRRGEQTVGKGSARSERGGSKRSCMTNKSDSSANETDDDESDDEEKAKSDTSDDEEDDVLADDTFDQDEEKEKEGEEEEAEGGMDGVKPSAPKMSSHGAARRPKPAAHLQKKRRDPSNVGPLKAGQSVCVEVTHTFTKVDVLWQDGTYEKGIISTDVIPCRQLDELEFFPGDFVTQGKGTTGHVYGVVTRTNNKERTCDVNWVSRQGDPTSELDIKTEELSVYELTPHPDFVFSVDDVVVRIAHNVGEDDSDGSLPPAGQVQEVNSDGSISVRWVDDTRSKVMPHLLYRVEEDFDSEISFTDDKEEDCKERLLEVGVSCDGTSSDSSWETASEDSGSGEDGPDSDKEDISAEEDPDGGDEESAARSKTEPHDDKAERTXEVETGDQTEEPISTASDCSVLKVSPMTIHHRSFREEESRPNHSIRGSTERGSEDVKPKTLDKDGLRKVDGLKVGELHAKEGEGRLQKQRTVTCRVQMLPVVRFIMEGSLPSTHYFSTALQPTNRKQFLQIWRKEVRLLQTALPQGILVKAFEDRMDMFSAMIEGPANTPYEDGLFFFDIRLLGDYPHSPPKVHYLSYCSGRLNPNLYNDGKVCLSLLGTWTGKGNEMWTASSNLLQLLVSVQGLILVNEPYYNEAGYEKHRGTMESLENCRMYNEMVLVKMVQCMTNILNSPPELFKEETVRFCKKRCVRLLKRLESWLEGASKQTNHPDSEGQSSRLIKTETSLAAGSPCPADVPIQEGRTDQPDSIPTPVSGSDQGPPPTTKLTSQPPSDSASSSPAETPSICPSSPNDAAPSLANPVNANSQPVYTGKAPDGPGDEILHSPPQPPFILFPLSKGFIISINHALEEFRVALTKAGIS from the exons ATGGCGGCCACCTTATCTAAAGAAGATGTGGTGAGAAGGAAACATCGTGGGCAGATCCAGCTTGGACTTGTTACTTACAGCTACACAGGAGACAGTAGCTCCGAagacgatgacgatgacgattCCGATGTCGTCAGAAAGGGTGAAGTCCGCGTCTCATGGTATCCAAAAGGTCGTGTTGAGGTCCTCGCGGAAGACAAG GTGACACTGCATGACCGTTCCCTGCTGCCGGGAGATATTGTGAGGTACAACGTCGGGGACCAGCCTCAGAAGGGACTGGTGAAGACCATCCATGTCAACTGTCATCTCCAGGTCCTCAATACCAGGCAGATGGTTTACAACATTCCCAGCCAGCAGCTTACTCCCATTGAG CGATTCCAGCCCAGTGACCACGTTGTGTTGGACGACTGGGTGGGCATTGTCAGGGACAACTACAACAGCATCGTGACAGCCTTCAAGAATGGGGCGCGTTGCGTTTTGTCAGATGAAGATGCATGCCGACTGATTGACATTCATGACAATAGTGATGAG GATTCTGTTTTTGGAGAAGAGGTGGGCTTCTTTCCGGGCCAGACACTCCGTGGACCTTCTAGCGTCTTCAAGGGGGCCAAGTGGCTGAGTGGACCCCGCCCAATCCTTAGCAGCAAGATCAAATTCAGGGTCATTGTGGAAGAG GTGAAAATAGTTGGGGTTGATGTGCAATGGTGTACAAGGGCAGTCAGCAAAAATGCCAGTGATCTGAAGCCACCTCCATCTGTCATCAAGGGCAAGAACCTTGAGAG GTTAAAGCTTTTAAACTTCAGTGCACATGCCAGTGTGCAGATAGGGGACAAGTGCATGTACACCTTGGATGAGAGTGATCTCACCCATCCAGAATCTGTGTCCAAGGGCGGGGCCCTTTGCTTCAGGAGGCCGGATGAGGCAGCCACCTTTGATGCCCTTTCTGTGCCAGAGGAGGGGGATGCCGACATGGAGGTCTCCCAGTCAGACCCAAGCCTCGTGTTGCAGCGGCTGATTCGCAAGTACAAGACTGTCACGGCAGGGGGCGGAGCCAGGACGGTCTCCCCTCTCTTGTCATCCCTCCTGAGACTGTTGATGCCCAAGGAGTGTGGGCCTGGGTCAGATGGCAGGACAGGTGGTGATGGAGTGGGGGACGATGGTGTCAGCGAGATGCCAAGACTGCAAGATGTGTCGTCATCTGAGCTGCAGAGTATTCTCACAGAGGTTGTTAAGTCTGATCAGGAACAAACTCGTGTCAGTGATACTGTAGACCAAAAGACATTTGATGGTTTGGAGAGTAAAGATGAGGAAAAGACCGATGCTCAGAGCCAAAGAATATTTGGAGGTCAGACTACCACCAACCCATCTGCCTCTCACGACTGTACAGCAATGGAAGATCAAACTTCTGATGACGGGATGAAATCTGAATGCGGTGCATCAGGAGGAGAAAGTGAGAAGCGCAGTAATTTCAGCATCAATGACAAGCATCTACATGATTTGCAAAGTTGTCTTAGTAGCTACATGAGCAACTCCAGTCTCTTTGGAGATTTGGCATCAACAGCGACCTCTGACAAGCCACTGCTGAACGGCGATGCTGAGCCTGACGGTGACAAGTCCAGCAGGCTAGCTGCCCCTCGAGACTCGGATGCATCTGCCCTTCAGACACTGTACAAAGAGCTCCAGGAACTGTCCCAGGATGTCGACAAGCTCCGCAGTCCAACTGCAGCTGAATCCAAGAGCGACGCGAGAGTAACCAGAAAGCTGCTGGTGCAGATGTTGAGAATGATGTATGGGAAGTTGTCAGGCCAGAGTCAGGGATCCAGGGACTCGATCCCCTCACCCAGACCAGCTCGATCCAAAGTCTCGTACAAGAGACGAGGGGAGCAGACCGTTGGCAAGGGATCAGCGAGGAGTGAGAGAGGTGGCAGTAAGAGGTCCTGTATGACGAACAAGAGTGACTCCTCAGCAAAcgaaactgatgatgatgaaagtgacGATGAAGAGAAGGCAAAGTCTGATACcagtgatgatgaggaggatgatGTGCTTGCAGATGATACCTTTGATCAAgatgaggagaaggagaaggagggggaggaggaggaggcagagGGTGGCATGGATGGAGTAAAGCCCTCAGCTCCAAAGATGTCCAGCCACGGGGCAGCGAGGAGACCAAAGCCAGCTGCCCACCTGCAGAAGAAGCGAAGGGATCCCAGCAATGTGGGGCCGTTGAAGGCAGGCCAGTCGGTCTGCGTGGAGGTCACACACACTTTCACCAAGGTGGATGTCCTCTGGCAGGATGGTACTTACGAGAAGGGCATCATCTCTACAGATGTCATCCCGTGTCGGCAGCTGGACGAGCTGGAGTTCTTTCCTGGCGACTTTGTGACACAAGGGAAAG GAACTACTGGTCATGTGTATGGAGTGGTGAccagaacaaacaacaaagagaGGACATGCGATGTGAACTGGGTCAGCAGACAGGGTGACCCCACATCAGA ACTGGACATAAAGACGGAGGAACTGAGCGTGTACGAACTCACCCCTCACCCCGACTTTGTCTTCAGTGTGGACGACGTCGTTGTGAGGATAGCACACAACGTCGGGGAGGACGACAGCGATGGCAGTCTTCCGCCCGCTGGACAG GTCCAGGAGGTGAACTCAGATGGCAGCATTTCTGTGCGATGGGTTGACgacacaaggtcaaaggtcatgccTCACCTACTCTACAGAGTTGAAGAG GACTTTGACTCGGAGATTTCCTTCACCGACGACAAGGAGGAGGATTGCAAGGAGAGGCTGCTGGAGGTGGGAGTGAGCTGCGACGGGACGTCCTCCGACAGCAGCTGGGAGACGGCCAGTGAGGACTCGGGTTCCGGGGAGGATGGACCAGACAG TGACAAAGAAGACATCTCAGCCGAGGAAGACCCAGATGGCGGGGATGAAGAGTCGGCTGCCAGAAGCAAGACGGAGCCCCACGATGACAAGGCAGAGAGGA GTGAGGTGGAGACAGGAGACCAGACAGAGGAGCCCATCTCCACCGCCAGTGACTGCTCCGTACTCAAGGTGAGTCCCATGA CAATCCATCACAGAAGTTTCAGAGAAGAGGAGTCTCGGCCAAACCACTCCATCCGAGGGAGTACAGAAAGAGGGAGTGAAGATGTCAAACCAAAGACACTGGACAAGGATGGACTGAGGAAAGTGGATGGACTGAAGGTTGGAGAGCTGCATGCCAAAGAAGGAGAGGGGAGACTGCAGAAGCAGAGGACGGTGACCTGCAGAGTCCAAATGCTGCCAGTAGTGA GATTCATCATGGAGGGTTCCCTTCCTAGCACACACTACTTCAGCACCGCCCTCCAGCCCACAAACAGGAAGCAGTTCCTTCAAATATGGAGGAAAGAG GTCCGTCTGCTCCAGACTGCCCTCCCCCAGGGAATCTTGGTCAAGGCTTTTGAGGACAGAATG GACATGTTCTCGGCCATGATCGAAGGTCCAGCCAACACTCCCTATGAGGACGGCCTGTTCTTCTTCGACATCCGGCTCCTAGGTGACTACCCCCACTCCCCACCCAAGGTGCACTACCTGTCGTACTGCAGCGGGCGCTTGAATCCCAATCTCTACAACGATGGCAAGGTTTGCCTCAGCCTCCTCGGCACATGGACTGGAAAG GGGAACGAGATGTGGACAGCATCATCAAATCTGCTGCAGCTGCTAGTCTCCGTTCAAGGCCTGATTCTGGTCAATGAGCCCTACTATAACGAGGCCGGCTACGAGAAGCACCGCGGCACGATGGAGAGTCTGGAGAATTGCCGCATGTACAATGAGATGGTCCTGGTGAAGATGGTGCAG TGCATGACCAATATACTCAATTCACCACCTGAACTATTTAAGGAGGAGACTGTAAGGTTTTGCAAGAAGCGATGTGTCAG ACTCTTGAAGCGCCTGGAATCCTGGTTAGAAGGTGCCTCAAAGCAGACAAATCATCCAGACTCTGAAGGGCAGTCGTCTCGACTGATCAAAACAGAGACCAGCTTGGCTGCTGGCTCTCCGTGTCCTGCAGACGTTCCTATACAGGAAGGAAGAACTGACCAACCTGACTCTATACCAACCCCAGTCTCTGGGTCAGACCAGGGGCCGCCACCCACAACTAAACTCACATCTCAACCGCCGTCAGACTCGGCCTCATCTAGCCCAGCAGAGACCCCATCAATCTGTCCCTCAAGCCCAAACGATGCAGCGCCCTCTCTGGCCAATCCAGTAAATGCCAACTCACAGCCAGTATACACAGGGAAAGCCCCTGATGGACCTGGGGAT GAGATACTACACAGTCCTCCCCAGCCCCCCTTTATACTCTTCCCTTTATCCAAGGGGTTCATCATAAGCATAAACCATGCCCTGGAAGAATTCAGGGTAGCACTGACAAAAGCGGGCATTAGTTAA